One Plasmodium knowlesi strain H genome assembly, chromosome: 10 genomic window carries:
- a CDS encoding ATP-dependent RNA helicase DDX23, putative — translation MFFFRKKQTPAEEAQGEEKKEKGKEKDEVVTLEKAPVNNPFQNIQKDSQEVKTEKNLLQNDDENEGERKKNKEKKNNSERKLHSAAKSHEGERNEKEISIQMGNGETSEHTSGQRTHNKLAREEGAFPSSNNVQRDTYRLFPSGMKKKKINLYSSSSSSDASSNEDLFSGKIQREKETMEGRKYNQIRKNRREEFQRDNEMRNGTTTTTTSTVSGKSKIFANLSNGSEKLVFLTKRDREEMKRKADKRENERIAVEEQDHSRGKFQGKDFEDAKRRKKDIDTKTDLKDDRHRVRRNSESNQEIRRRKLSSEDSTEEQSDGRVGNARNGGRGVESRLSETSAYTKVESSLAELNMLNISAIERESQREKELEIIKQQYLGLNKKKKKMQKPSEKFRNIFNFEWDQSEDTSRNDTNPLYQNRLEPQLLFGRGYIAGIDVREQRKKNNFYDKLVQNRINFSVKKGRMEDNSQRKDLNHGGGTKAGSNTENEASSHVGMSDLANTPNPIEHLTNANNQSLSRSKTGEFIYEPKVNNIIVDVHNKHWSEKKREEMTDRDWRIFREDNEIYIKGGIVPAPIRRWEESNLSSDLLKAIKKAKYEKPTPIQMQAIPIALEMRDLIGIAETGSGKTAAFVLPMLSYVKQLPPLTYETSQDGPYALIIAPSRELAIQIFDETNKFASYCSCRTVAVVGGRNAEEQAFELRKGVEIIIGTPGRIQDCLEKAYTVLNQCNYVILDEADRMMDMGFEDSVHFILDKIPTSNLKSEDEALALQEEMMAKAGHRLYRLTQMFSATMPPAVERLSRKYLRAPAYISIGDPGAGKRSIEQKLEFITEGKKKQKLQEVLEVYEPPIIVFVNQKKVADIIAKSISKMKFRAVALHGGKAQELREQTLNSFKNGDFDILVATDVAGRGIDVQGVKLVINFDMPKDIESYTHRIGRTGRAGMKGLAISFVTEQDSNLFYDLKQFLISSNNIVPMELANNPASKVKPGSVMHTPKKPPVMFKG, via the coding sequence ATGTTCTTCTTTAGGAAAAAGCAAACCCCCGCCGAGGAGGCGcagggggaggagaaaaaggaaaaaggcaaGGAGAAGGACGAAGTGGTAACCCTAGAGAAGGCCCCAGTTAATAACCCCTTTCAGAACATCCAAAAGGATAGCCAGGAGGTGAAGACAGAAAAGAATTTGTTGCAAAacgatgatgaaaatgagggggaaagaaaaaagaataaagaaaagaaaaacaactcAGAGCGGAAGCTGCACTCAGCGGCGAAGTCCCATGAAGGAGAGAGAAATGAGAAAGAAATATCCATCCAAATGGGAAATGGCGAAACCAGTGAACATACAAGCGGACAAAGAACGCACAACAAACTTGCGCGGGAAGAAGGGGCATTCCCTAGTAGTAACAATGTCCAGAGAGACACGTATAGATTATTTCCGAGcggaatgaaaaagaaaaaaatcaacctGTATAGCTCATCCAGCTCTTCTGACGCATCTTCAAATGAAGACCTATTTAGTGGTAAAAttcaaagggaaaaggagacCATGGAAGGGCGGAAATACAACCAAATTAGGAAGAACAGGAGGGAAGAATTTCAACGAGACAACGAAATGAGAAATGgaactactactactaccaCGAGCACAGTAAGTGGTAAGAGCAAGATTTTTGCCAACCTCAGCAATGGGAGTGAAAAACTAGTCTTCTTAACCAAGAGAGACAGAGAAGAAATGAAGCGAAAGGCggataaaagagaaaatgaaagaatagCTGTGGAGGAACAAGACCATTCGAGGGGGAAGTTCCAGGGGAAGGACTTCGAAGATgcaaagagaaggaagaaggatatCGATACCAAGACTGACCTGAAGGATGACAGACATAGGGTAAGGAGGAACTCGGAGTCGAATCAGGAGATAAGAAGGCGGAAGCTGTCAAGTGAGGATTCGACTGAGGAGCAAAGTGATGGAAGAGTTGGAAACGCTCGAAACGGTGGAAGAGGTGTGGAAAGCCGTTTGAGCGAGACGAGCGCGTACACGAAGGTGGAGTCTTCCTTGGCGGAGCTGAACATGCTTAACATCAGCGCCATTGAGCGGGAAAgccaaagggaaaaggagcTGGAAATAATTAAACAGCAATATTTAggattaaataaaaagaagaagaagatgcaGAAGCCTTCGGAAAAGTTTAGgaacattttcaattttgaatGGGATCAATCGGAGGACACCTCCAGAAATGATACGAATCCTTTATACCAGAACAGACTAGAACCACAGTTACTGTTTGGACGAGGGTATATTGCTGGTATAGATGTTCGAGaacagaggaagaaaaataatttttacgaTAAATTAGTACAGAATAGGATTAACTTTAGtgtgaagaaaggaaggatggAAGATAATTCCCAGAGGAAGGATCTGAATCATGGGGGTGGCACAAAGGCGGGTAGCAACACCGAGAATGAAGCATCTAGCCATGTAGGTATGTCAGACCTGGCGAACACGCCGAATCCAATAGAGCATCTGACGAACGCAAATAATCAATCCTTGAGTAGAAGCAAAACGGGTGAATTCATCTACGAACCGAAAGTGAACAACATAATCGTAGATGTTCACAACAAACACTGGAGTgagaaaaagagagaagaaatgaCGGACAGAGATTGGAGGATTTTTAGAGAGGACAACGAAATTTACATCAAAGGAGGAATTGTTCCTGCACCCATCAGACGGTGGGAAGAATCCAACCTTTCCAGTGATTTATTAAAAGCCATTAAAAAGGCAAAGTATGAAAAGCCCACCCCAATCCAGATGCAAGCTATACCTATAGCCCTTGAAATGAGGGATCTAATTGGGATAGCAGAAACGGGTTCAGGAAAAACAGCCGCTTTTGTTTTACCCATGCTTTCTTACGTGAAACAACTCCCCCCATTGACATACGAAACGTCTCAAGATGGACCCTACGCTCTTATTATCGCCCCATCCAGAGAACTAGCCATCCAAATTTTCGACGAAACCAATAAGTTTGCCTCCTACTGCTCATGTAGAACCGTAGCAGTagtgggaggaagaaatgcaGAGGAACAAGCATTTGAGTTGAGAAAAGGAGTGGAAATCATTATAGGTACCCCAGGAAGAATACAGGATTGCTTAGAAAAAGCATACACCGTCTTGAATCAGTGCAATTATGTAATCCTGGATGAAGCAGACAGAATGATGGACATGGGATTTGAAGATTCGGTGCATTTTATTCTAGATAAAATACCAACATCTAATTTGAAGTCAGAAGATGAGGCCTTAGCCTTACAGGAAGAAATGATGGCCAAGGCTGGGCATCGTCTGTATAGACTAACGCAAATGTTTTCTGCGACTATGCCACCAGCCGTGGAGAGATTGTCTAGGAAGTACCTGAGAGCCCCAGCCTACATATCCATTGGAGACCCAGGAGCTGGTAAAAGATCcatagaacaaaaattaGAATTTATtacagaaggaaagaagaagcagaaattGCAGGAGGTGCTAGAAGTGTATGAACCCCCCATCATCGTTTTTGTGaaccaaaaaaaagtggcagaTATTATTGCTAAGTCCATTagtaaaatgaaatttaGGGCAGTGGCTTTGCATGGTGGTAAGGCACAAGAATTGAGAGAACAAACCCtgaattcttttaaaaatggagactTCGATATTTTAGTAGCGACAGATGTTGCTGGAAGAGGTATCGATGTGCAAGGAGTAAAACTTGTTATCAACTTTGATATGCCTAAAGATATCGAGTCTTATACACACAGGATTGGACGTACTGGCAGAGCCGGCATGAAGGGACTGGCAATTTCTTTTGTCACTGAGCAAGATTCTAACCTATTTTACGACTTGAAACAGTTCCTCATATCCTCCAACAACATCGTTCCTATGGAGCTTGCCAATAATCCTGCATCGAAGGTCAAGCCAGGATCGGTCATGCACACACCAAAGAAACCCCCTGTCATGTTTAAGGGTTAA
- a CDS encoding SWIB/MDM2 domain-containing protein, putative: MDSLRRNILNGRLCTTRGIKFQPKNFTKFYAKNYFSTDNEESSETKGKQINAKEKKPNGLQIDCEIKSPLKEFLNTDTASRVFVLKYAWKYIKDNNLQNPNTKRKIIPDEKLKNVLEKDEVDMLEVPKLLFRHMSSIRKE, from the coding sequence ATGGACTCCCTCAGAAGAAACATACTAAACGGCAGACTTTGCACCACTCGAGGGATAAAATTCCAACCAAAGAACTTCACCAAATTTTACGCAAAAAATTACTTCAGTACAGACAATGAAGAGAGCAGTGaaacaaaagggaaacagATAAACGCCAAGGAAAAGAAACCAAATGGATTACAAATTGACTGCGAAATTAAGAGTCCCTTGAAGGAGTTTTTAAACACAGACACTGCATCCAGAGTGTTTGTTCTGAAATATGCTTGGAAGTACATTAAAGATAATAATTTGCAAAATCCAAACACGAAGAGAAAAATCATCCCCGATGAAAAGTTGAAGAATGTGCTcgaaaaggatgaagtgGATATGCTGGAGGTGCCAAAGTTGTTGTTCCGCCACATGTCATCCATAAGGAAGGAGTGA
- a CDS encoding proteasome subunit beta type-1, putative yields the protein MEILPLSDYSGEKKPEEREGPVEHGRGFKRWNPYVDNGGTVIGVTGKDYVILAADTRLSLSYSIYTRYCPKISKLTDKCIIGSSGMQSDIKTLHSLLKKKIELFVLEHGHYPDIHVIARLLCVILYSRRFFPYYTFNLLAGVSNDNKGVLYNYDAIGSYCEATHSCVGSGAALIFPILDNRMEQKNQLIKNLNFNLRDDIDFVKDAITSATERDIYTGDQTEIYIIDQMGVKTTTLDLKQD from the exons ATGGAAATTCTGCCTCTAAGTGATTACTCAGGGGAGAAGAAGCCAGAGGAGAGGGAAGGCCCAGTGGAACATGGCCGCGGATTCAAGCGCTGGAACCCTTACGTGGACAATGGAGG AACCGTTATCGGAGTGACCGGCAAGGACTACGTTATCTTGGCCGCAGACACGAGACTCTCTCTGTCCTACTCAATTTATACGAGATACTGTCCCAAAATATCAAAACT AACGGATAAGTGCATTATCGGCTCCTCCGGAATGCAATCCGACATCAAGACGTTACATTCCTTGTTGAAG aaaaaaattgagctCTTCGTGCTGGAGCATGGGCACTACCCGGATATCCACGTGATAGCGAGGCTCCTCTGCGTGATTCTGTACAGTAGAAGATTCTTCCCCTACTATACGTTTAACCTGTTGGCGGGAGTAAGTAACGACAACAAAGGAGTTCTTTACAATTACGATGCGATTGGATCCTACTGCGAAGCAACACACTCCTGCGTTGGTAGTGGAGCAGCACTGATCTTTCCAATATTAGACAACCGAATGGAACAGAAGAATCAGTTAATCAAGAACTTAAACTTCAACTTGAGGGATGATATTGATTTTGTTAAAGACGCCATTACATCAGCCACGGAGAGAGATATATACACTGGAGACCAAACAGAGATATATATTATCGACCAGATGGGTGTCAAAACCACCACGCTTGATTTGAAGCAGGATTAG
- a CDS encoding cyclin, putative, which produces MEDYNTEADVPRTDKKYISYLPIVLENMIKINRGNGKITSFHASKVPDISIKNYVERIGKYTGCSNECFVLLMIYLDRIVKINTDITLSLLCIHRLLITAIMIAAKFFDDLYYSNAFYAKVGGVSTEEINKLEGTFLHLIDYNLFVSSEEYNLYRHSISLAVERYLRRTHVDGKVGIGADKKGGHTHGGNHHGGKCTSKYPGEYPRKCGSRPAPVVKPYNLFNYSTAQRTNIMFLKPGNGAHNFQPPRGG; this is translated from the coding sequence ATGGAGGACTATAACACAGAAGCAGATGTGCCAAGGACAGACAAAAAGTACATTTCCTACCTACCAATCGTTTTAGAGAACATGATTAAGATAAACAGagggaatggaaaaatcacGAGCTTCCATGCATCCAAAGTGCCAGACATATCCATTAAGAATTATGTTGAACGGATTGGAAAATACACAGGGTGCAGTAATGAATGTTTTGTCCTACTAATGATATACCTAGAcagaattgtaaaaataaatacggACATTACTTTGTCTCTTCTCTGTATCCATAGATTACTCATAACGGCCATAATGATTGCTGCAAAATTTTTCGATGATTTATATTATTCGAATGCTTTTTATGCCAAGGTTGGAGGGGTTTCTACAGAAGAGATAAACAAATTGGAAGGCACGTTTCTCCACCTCATCGATTACAATTTGTTTGTATCATCAGAAGAGTACAATCTATACAGACACTCCATATCTTTGGCCGTCGAACGGTACTTGCGCAGAACCCATGTTGACGGGAAAGTCGGAATAGGGGCAGATAAGAAGGGGGGGCACACCCACGGGGGTAaccatcatgggggtaaatgCACCAGCAAATATCCCGGCGAATATCCCAGGAAATGCGGCAGCCGTCCTGCCCCTGTTGTAAAACCCTATAATTTGTTTAACTACAGCACTGCACAGAGGACCAATATTATGTTCCTTAAACCGGGAAATGGCGCTCATAATTTTCAGCCTCCGCGCGGGGGGTAG
- a CDS encoding secreted ookinete protein, putative — translation MHYLFFFVLFFSVNLLLPVIYCEKGEILPFGEILSGVADIANVITPIKESASGDPVAASTSRINLKIVPSKKLSITKNDLMFLMSEIRQEIKRQISILEDELEEKERMRKRSSSLWTLSHSAVYSPEESVDNTQKMDSLEEEEREEVENMLDSLNTLEKEDHITPQGSTSYNVQIGGEKDEEDAQNGEAKGIRFSQKALRNGPITRR, via the exons ATGCactatttgtttttcttcgttctgtttttttcagTAAATCTGCTGCTGCCTGTTATTTATTGtgagaagggggaaattttACCATTCGGTGAGATCCTCTCCGGCGTCGCAGACATAGCCAATGTGATTACGCCTATAAAGGAAAGCGCCTCTGGTGATCCCGTCGCCGCATCTACCAGCAGAATCAATTTGAAAATAGTTCCATCCAAAAAGTTGAGCATCACGAAGAACGATTTGATGTTCCTCATGTCGGAGATCCGACAGGAAATTAAGAGACAG ATTAGTATCCTGGAAG ATGAGctggaggaaaaggaaagaatgagGAAAAGATCCTCGTCCCTGTGGACACTTAGCCATTCGGCTGTTTATTCCCCTGAAGAAAGTG TTGATAATACTCAGAAG ATGGATAGtctggaggaggaagaacgGGAAGAAGTCGAAAACATGCTGGACTCCCTAAACACG CTGGAGAAGGAAGACCATATAACGCCGCAAGGAAGCACATCATACAATGTTCAAATTGGCGGTGAgaaagatgaagaggatgctcaaaatggtgaagcgAAGGGTATACGGTTCAGTCAGAAGGCTCTGCGAAATG GCCCAATAACAAGAAGATGA
- a CDS encoding WD repeat-containing protein 26, putative gives MNVTSIINREKRKRQEGTSHVIKKKYKNWNMLNSLEGNTQNGIASTSFRTKKVHTSEYTLDGVGNISSNHCVNYDDYISLDKATSAGMHAYTQDGSALVPFCNNPDMSLVHSHESPFHLDVAVGGGEEVYRQHGEREKQGWKNDLNGNGVNKLKRIRGKKPTRGELKGNEKKKRENGVGGSHSAHIRNRGHTSNHSNCSSQSRCYCSPSSSSCSSSCCDNRSSDFSESHGSQDSYGSSSRASKGGRNQKRRKFSEGNQKPSSGDCLWEGLLKRDVILLLIQAIKNMGYKKSAKHLELESGIELEQPIVKEMHKNVLAGKWKNAIRNLKRIRVNKKITKAISFLLYEQCFIEYLYEGKHFAALRCLRNKLAKFCFDEDTYNRLHECTTFFMSMNNAHLIKKRKQNYQAKVKSSRKLLFEKMNRLLPEHVIIPPRRLAILLHQSLKYQVDNCLFHNNFSDVKRIRALLQGKEGPEELYTANGAKAADGVNVTDVTDSSDPNDKMQNMPRCKLTPPCSAACQAKTLEFKKEEKLNVNIQVGSASNPCINTKQNTNQEDEMNISVRDIPRYHENVRGACSMYYHKANPKYSHADFGGSDAYVSLDDTTADKGIPCEFTSNETLLNDPPPDKPDNYTNTTTLLWDDDLLGENQFNITSGQPVRKNTKLKCVQLPREAEAARFAPDGKVHTPLTRESTSSSACARVNASEDTLFTNPFPCLKESIVKNAKSTACRKYAKVASDGPKICTLKESRSEQRKGEVTLGKIPNAFIIGKQKIQQGNGISGSSNMINVNDDFTSTQEKEFLIGHAGGNESDGSTTKGESAPLEGCKGEEETLYFQTGEDIHNVRLEGKHGESEMREERRSQFTRQDRAHSGIYEEADRKTFPLSLLKNHQCKKIKLPYYCIKILQGHKDEVWYVNVSKNGKYIASASKDKSIILWKGLYPFNKLREWNGHLDGVSYVVWSHNSKYLVSGSNDSNIIIWSPKSNKKKLILTMHNGPITSIYWSKDDSTIISSAFDKKIYCTKLNKELKGFSILYVWSFSTRIQNFVFTNNEKYLIAVPSDKNVRVIDFALKKELYILPEYDTITSVCASSLYNHILVNIADQRPTVKLWDVKHRYIIQTYRGHKQGRFIVHSTFGGKKEDYVISGSEDSLIYIWHKTKGFLLDVINGHASTVSIAIWPLASSKFPYMVSASDDHTIMVWNVHPRATTIRKDSRRRRKKFVHPFLRELAKFRPIVR, from the coding sequence ATGAATGTAACAAGTATCATTAACcgcgaaaaaagaaaaagacagGAGGGAACAAGTCATgtaattaagaaaaaatacaagaacTGGAATATGTTAAATTCTTTGGAAGGGAATACTCAAAATGGAATTGCGTCCACTTCGTTCCGCACGAAGAAGGTACATACAAGTGAGTACACACTTGATGGGGTAGGCAACATATCAAGTAACCACTGCGTAAATTACGATGATTATATTAGTCTAGACAAAGCGACTTCCGCTGGAATGCATGCGTACACACAAGATGGTAGTGctcttgttcctttttgtaatAATCCCGACATGAGTTTGGTCCACTCGCACGAGTCTCCGTTTCATTTGGATGTCGCTGTTGGAGGCGGAGAGGAAGTTTACCGACAGCATGGGGAACGGGAAAAGCAAGGCTGGAAAAATGATCTGAACGGAAATGGAGTGAATAAACTAAAGAGGATCAGGGGCAAAAAACCCACGAGAGGTGAGCTCAAGggaaatgagaagaaaaaaagggaaaacggAGTAGGTGGTAGCCATAGCGCCCATATCCGCAACAGGGGGCACACGAGCAACCATAGCAACTGTAGCAGTCAGAGCAGATGCTATTGCAGCCCGTCCAGCAGTAGCTGTAGTAGCAGCTGCTGCGATAACCGAAGTAGCGACTTCAGCGAAAGCCACGGCAGCCAGGACAGCTACGGCAGCTCAAGCCGCGCCtccaaaggaggaagaaaccaGAAGCGAAGAAAATTCAGCGAAGGCAATCAGAAACCGAGCAGCGGCGACTGCCTATGGGAAGGGCTCCTAAAAAGAGATGTGATCCTCCTCCTAATACAAGCCATAAAAAACATGGGTTATAAAAAATCAGCAAAACATTTGGAATTAGAAAGTGGTATCGAACTGGAGCAACCAATAGTGAAGGAAATGCACAAGAATGTCCTGGcagggaaatggaaaaatgcaaTACGTAACTTGAAAAGGATAcgtgtaaataaaaaaatcacaaaGGCAATTTCCTTCCTACTATATGAACAATGCTTTATAGAATATCTATATGAAGGAAAGCACTTTGCTGCGCTCAGGTGTCTAAGAAACAAGCTAGCCAAGTTTTGCTTCGACGAGGATACCTATAACAGATTGCACGAGTgcacaactttttttatgtccatGAATAATGCCCACttgataaaaaagagaaaacaaaattacCAGGCCAAGGTGAAGAGTTCACGTAAATTActgtttgaaaaaatgaatcgcTTGCTACCTGAACACGTTATTATTCCTCCGAGGAGACTAGCCATTTTGCTCCACCAGTCTCTGAAATACCAGGTGGACAACTGCTTGTTCCATAATAACTTCTCCGACGTGAAGCGCATAAGGGCGCTCCTGCAGGGGAAGGAGGGACCGGAAGAGTTGTATACCGCCAACGGCGCGAAGGCTGCAGATGGAGTAAACGTTACAGATGTTACGGACTCATCCGATCCGAACGACAAAATGCAGAATATGCCGCGATGCAAGCTCACCCCCCCGTGCAGCGCAGCGTGCCAAGCCAAAACCTTAGAATtcaagaaagaagaaaaattaaatgttaATATACAGGTTGGCAGTGCCTCCAACCCATGTATAAATACAAAACAGAATACCAACCAGGAGGATGAAATGAACATTTCTGTGAGGGATATCCCTAGGTACCACGAGAACGTGCGGGGTGCATGCTCCATGTATTACCACAAGGCGAATCCCAAGTATAGCCATGCAGACTTCGGAGGGTCAGACGCCTATGTGAGCTTAGACGACACGACCGCAGATAAGGGGATTCCCTGCGAGTTCACCTCCAACGAAACCCTGTTGAACGATCCGCCGCCTGATAAGCCAGACAACTACACCAACACGACCACCCTCCTGTGGGATGACGACCTCCTAGGGGAAAACCAGTTTAACATAACCAGTGGCCAACCCGTAAGAAAGAACACAAAGCTGAAGTGCGTTCAGCTACCTAGAGAGGCAGAGGCGGCGCGCTTCGCACCAGACGGGAAGGTTCACACGCCTCTGACGAGGGAAAGCACGAGCAGCAGCGCATGTGCCCGTGTCAATGCTAGTGAGGACACACTATTCACCAACCCCTTCCCTTGCCTCAAGGAATCTATCGTGAAAAACGCCAAGTCCACGGCATGCAGAAAGTACGCGAAGGTTGCGAGTGACGGGCCCAAAATATGTACCCTGAAGGAATCCAGGAGCGAACAACGAAAGGGAGAGGTTACACTGGGAAAAATTCCAAATGCGTTCATCATCGGAAAACAGAAAATACAGCAGGGGAATGGAATTTCCGGTTCCAGTAATATGATTAATGTGAACGACGATTTTACTAGTACCCAGGAGAAGGAGTTCTTAATCGGTCATGCTGGGGGAAATGAAAGTGACGGAAGTACTACAAAGGGGGAGAGCGCGCCCCTTGAAGGATGCAAGGGTGAAGAAGAGACACTGTATTTTCAAACGGGGGAGGATATCCACAACGTGCGTCTAGAGGGGAAACACGGAGAAAGTGAAATGCGAGAAGAGAGAAGAAGTCAATTTACCAGACAAGACAGAGCTCACAGCGGCATCTACGAGGAGGCTGACAGAAAAACATTTCCCTTATCATTGCTGAAAAACCACCAATGTAAAAAGATAAAGTTGCCTTACTACTGCATCAAAATTTTGCAAGGTCATAAGGATGAGGTGTGGTACGTAAATGTATCGAAGAATGGAAAGTACATTGCGTCGGCAAGTAAAGACAAAAGTATAATTCTTTGGAAAGGCCTTTATCCATTTAACAAGCTAAGGGAATGGAATGGTCATTTGGACGGAGTGAGTTACGTCGTATGGAGTCATAACAGTAAGTACCTAGTATCGGGTTCTAACGATTCTAATATCATCATTTGGAGTCcaaaaagtaataaaaaaaaattaatcttGACAATGCACAATGGGCCTATCACGTCTATATACTGGTCGAAGGATGACTCTACCATAATATCATCTGCTttcgataaaaaaatatattgcaCCAAATTGAACAAAGAATTGAAGGGTTTTTCTATCCTCTACGTCTGGTCCTTTAGTACAAGgatacaaaattttgttttcaccAACAACGAAAAGTACTTAATTGCCGTTCCGTCTGACAAAAACGTACGGGTAATTGATTTTGCCCTAAAGAAGGAGTTATATATTTTGCCTGAATATGATACCATCACATCTGTCTGTGCTTCTAGTTTGTATAACCATATTCTAGTGAACATAGCTGACCAGAGACCCACTGTAAAATTGTGGGATGTGAAACATAGGTACATTATTCAGACGTATCGAGGACACAAGCAGGGGAGGTTCATTGTGCACTCCACTTttggggggaagaaggaagactaTGTTATTAGCGGGAGTGAGGACagtttaatttatatttggCACAAAACCAAGGGGTTCCTTCTGGACGTGATTAATGGTCATGCGTCCACCGTCAGCATTGCTATATGGCCTCTTGCGAGCTCCAAGTTCCCATACATGGTGTCCGCATCGGATGACCACACCATCATGGTTTGGAACGTGCACCCAAGGGCGACGACTATCCGCAAGGATTCCCGAAGACGACGTAAAAAGTTCGTCCACCCCTTCCTACGCGAGCTCGCCAAGTTTCGCCCGATTGTGCGGTGA